The following nucleotide sequence is from Chloroflexota bacterium.
CGCCGCGTCGTGCGGGCCGCCCCCGTTCTGGACCGCGAATTCCTGCACCGTGAACGGCGTCTGCCCCTCAGCGCTCCAGGACTGATTCGCGGAGATCGCCACGGCGATCAGTGCCGCCGCAGCCGCGCCCAGGCCAATGAACCCCTCGAGCGACCATCGACCGTGTGCGCCACGGACAAGCCAGCCAGGAACGAAATCCGTGAGCATTCAACCTCCCCTCGTGGCCTCATCGAGATCATATGCGGTCCTCGCCCTCCGGGGGTCGCCGCCGACCCAGCCGGTTGACCATGGCCCAGATGGGTCGCTATATTGCCAGCGCTAGGCCGCTGCGATCAATTCGGCCTACCGCCTGGGCGAGCGACGCGCCGAGTAGAGTTGCGGGAGATGCATGGACGGCTCGCCGTCGCGCCACTTAACCCTCACAAATGGGGCGGACGGGAGCCCCATCGGCTTCGCCGTTCGGCGTATCGTGCTGGCCGGATACACGGGACGGGATCGCGCAACGGTCCAACGGCACGTGGACGAGCTGCGCGAGCAGGGGGTCCCGGCGCCGAGCCAGACGCCCGAGCTGTATCGGATCGAAGACGGCGCGATCCAGATCGGCGGATCGCTCAAGCGCGCCGGCGGCTGGTCCTCGGGCGAGGTGGAGTTCGTTCTGCTGGTGGCGCCCGAAATGACCTACGTGGGAGTGGGAAGCGACCACACCGATCGCGATCGGGAGCGCGCCTCAATGATCGAGGCAAAACGCGCGTATCCGAAAATACTCGGGAGTGTCGTGTGGCCGCTCGAAGCGCTGCTCCCCGACTGGGATGGGCTGACCCTGCGAAGTTGGGTCTCTGGCGCGGGCGAGCGACGCCTCTATCAGGAGGGATCCGTCGCGTCCATCATGGCGCCGCAAGACCTCCTTGCCCTGCTGGAGAGGGACGAGCGCGGGCCGGGGCTGGCGCTCTACTCCGGGACGCTGCCGGCCCTCGAGCTCGCGCCAGAGCGTGGTCGCTGTCTATTCGAGGGCGCCATCGTGACGCCTCGCGGCCAGGCCCTGATCACCTGTGAATACACATACGAGGCGTGAACCGATGCCAAAGCCCGAATATGAGTTTTTCGAGCCGTCGAACATCCCGGCGACCAACGTTGGCGGCGTGAAGGGACTCAGCGAGCGGATCCTCAGTCGCGACCCCGAGACGGGGGACTACACGCGTATTTTGCAATTCGAGCCCGGCACCGACACGAGCCCGATGGGTGTGCAGCGGCACGATTTCTGGGAGGAGGTGTGGATCCTCGAGGGGAGCCTCCACGACATATCGCTGAACCAAACGTTCCGCGCGGGGATGTACGCGTGCCGCCCACCGGGCATGCCCCACGGCCCCTGGCGAGCCCCGGAGGGCTGCCGGACTTTCGAGATCCGATACTTCCGCAAGTCTTAGGACGCTGCGACCGGGCTGGACGGTCGATTATCATTGAGCATCTTCTCAGGAGGCAGGCCACCGTGGCCGCGACGAGCCAATTGACCTCACTTGACATTCGAATTCGGCAGCAGGTTCTGCCCTCCGGGGACGCGTCCCATGGCACACCGGACCCGGTGCTGAAGCGCAGCTTCTTCTTCGCGTTCCCGGAAGGCGAGGCGCAGGTCGACCAGACCGACTACGGCCACCCCGGAAAGATGAACCCCTGCTATCCGCAGGTCATTCCGACGCGGCTTGCCGCCAAGACGCAGGCAATCCTCGCCGCAGCCGAGGCGCTCGCCGCTCTGCTCTAACCGGACGCTGAAGGCGGTCGGTCAATCTCCGCTCCCATCCGAGCATTCGCCGAGCGATCTGTACGGCGGCTGACGGTCCTCAACACTTCCAGTGGGGCTGAGCTGGCTGTCTGGATCACCGCCCCGCGACGCGCGCGGCCGGGACCGACCGTTGTGCTCGTTCCTGGAGGGATCTCCCCGGGCAGTCAGTCCTTCGGTATCACCGGAATCGCAGACCGCTTCGCGCGCATCGGCTTCCGCGTCGCGCATTTCGACCCTGACGGCCGCGGCGAGAGCGGCGGGATCGAGGACTTCGGCGGTCCTGTACACCAGGTCGGCCTCGCGGGGGTCGTTCGCATGGCGGCGAGCGACGAGGCGGTTGACGCCGCTCGTTTGGCCGTCCTGTCGTTCGACGCGGGCGCCCTGATGGCAACCGGGGCCGTCGCGCGCCATCCCGAGCTTTCCGTCCGCCTTCTCATCGACTGGGAGGGTCCCGTGACGCGAGCCGACGTCGCGAAGGTGCTCGTGAGCGGGGCCGACGGTGACGCGGCGTCTCTCGCGGGCCACGACGAAACGTGGTGGCGCGAGCGGGAGCCTGCCCGCTGGCTTCCCCGCGTTCGCGTGCCGTATCTGCGGATGCAGGGCGATCCGGACCACGCGGGTCTCGACCCATCGCGCGCCGTCACCGCCGTCCGGCTTGCCGCGGCATCGCGGTTCGGTGGAAAGGGCCGAGCGCCGTGGGTGCGGCTGAACGGCGACGCGCCGAACTGTCCTTCGGAGCCGCCTGATGGACGGTGGCTACCTGCGATGCCGGCCGAGGTCGCGGCGCTTTCGTATCTCGTGGAGCTGCTGCCGCCGCGCTGACGGTCGCGCCCGAACGCGGCGGCGAAGCGGGCGGGGCGGGCGAGCGGCCACCGTTTCTGAGGGCAGACCGCTCAGCGCCCGCGCGGGGCTATTTGGACGCGGGAGCGATGGTCCGCGATCCCCCCGCGTGCCTCGACGGCGCCGCGGGCGCGCCGGGCGGCTCCTGTCGCCCCCCCGAGGCGGTCACGCGCGGCGCGAGTTGAACGACGGGCGACTGCGACGTCGTCGTAACGATGGCGCCGCTGTGAAGCTGGGTCTGATTGGTCGGAGCCATGAGGACTGGCTGGGCAGCCGCCGCGGCCGTCCCTCGGATCACCACCGGCGAGCCGGCGCTACCGCCCACGCGCCCGGCGCTCGTGGCCTGAATTGACCCGCTCCCGTGCATGGCGGGGACGGTTGGCCCCGTGGCAGCAGCGCCGCCGCGGACCTCCGAATTGGTCTGCACGACTCGAAGGGATGATTCATTCGACTGGTGGACGCTCTGCAGCGCAGCCGACGCGGCAAAGAGCGCGGGGACCGGACCGCTGGGCGCCCCCTTCGCGGAATCCACCGCCACCTGGACTGTCCCGCGGCCAACTCGGGGAGCTTGCTGGCCCTCCACTCCATTCGCGGCCACGCGGGCCGACCCGCCGCCGCGCTCTCCGCGATCCGGCGCGGGCTCGCCGGCGATTGCCGGTTGGGCCGGGGCCGTAACCGTCCCCGGCGCGGGGGGAAGGAACGCGCCGGCCGGTTCCGGAGCCATCTTGGGACCGCCGGCGCGGATGGGCCCCGGCTTGCCGGCCGCGGGACTGGCAACGGTCCGCGGCGGCAACTTGGCGCTCGCAGTAGCTCCTCCCGTCGACCCCTTCGCGGCATTCGCCGCGGGCTGAGCGATGAGCGGGCCGAACGCCGGCGCCGCGATTATCGGCTTGGGCGCCGGTCCGGCGGGTGCGGCTGGCACGGCGGCGGGGAATGGAGCCGGCGAAGCTTCGATCTCTTGCGCCGGGGCTTCGGTGCTGGCATCGTTCCCCTCCGCCGAACCATCGGGTCGATTCGCCGTGTCCGCTGGCGCAGGCCGATCGTTGAGGGCGGACGGCGCGTCTTCGGGCTCGACCACGCGCCCCGACGACGGCTCTTCTCCCGCGTCGGTTGTCGCTTCGGGCTCGGCGGCGACGGTCTCATCCGGGAGCAAGCTCGCGACTTCGGGCTCCGCCGGCGCGCCTGGCGAACGCGGTGGTGCGAGGGACGCGCTCACGGAGGCGGCCTGAGAGGCGTTCTTCGCGACACTTGCCCCATTGGTCTCGGCCGTCGGCGATGCGTCACCACGGTGGAGGGCTGATGGTGACGACATCAGCAGCGCGACGAGGAGGAGACCGGCCGCGAGCCCGCCAGCGCCGACGTACGCCAGCGCTGCGAATCGCAGGGGCGCGCTCGCGCTCGCCTGAATGACCCGGTCGCGGAGCCTGAGCCACCGTGTCATGCAATCAACTCCTCTTCGCTCGTGACGGGAATCTGCAGGCGGAATGTCGCGCCGTGGTCCAGCCGACTCTCCACCTCGATGCTTCCCCCCATGCGTTTCACGATGGCGTGGGTCAGAGCGAGACCGAGGCCTGCGCCTCGCTCGCGACCGACTCGGGGGTCCTCGCTCCGAAAGAACTTGCTGAACAGGCGCAGCTGATCGCCCTCACTCAAACCGACGCCCGTGTCGGAGACGCCGAGGGTCGCGACTCCACGCTCGATCCGGTCGCGAACCCAAACCCGAATCTCGCCGCCGTCTGGCGTGTACTTTACCGCGTTGCTGACGAGATTGCTGAGCGCCTCACGCAGTAACAGGGGCGAGGCGTATACGGTAGGGGCACGGTCCGGCACCTCCACGAGAAGCGTCTGCTGCTTTTGATCCGCCAGCGGCGACAGTTCGTCGACGACATCTCGAACGACGATGCTGAGGGGAACATTCTCTCGAGCATAGACGCCCTCGTCCATCTCCACCTTGTTGATCTGCAGCAAGTTCTCCATGAGCCGCTCGATCGTCTTCCCCGCTCGAGTGATTCGGTCCAAGTGTTTGATCACGTCCGAGTGGGACGCTTGATTGCTGGCCAACGCGCCGCGTGCGAGCTGCGCGTACCCGAGCACCGTCGTCAGCGGGTTGCGCACCTCGTGCGTGATGAGGTGCGTCAATTCCTCCTGCACCACGCGTGCCCGCTCGAGTCGGCTCCGCTCTTCTTCCGCTTCCTCGCGCGCAATTCGGAGCCTCCACCACTCGCCGACGACGAACAGCACCGCCAGCAACGATGCGAGCGCCATCAAGAGCCCGCCTTCGCCGAGCAGGTCGCCTGCGACGATGGCCACCACCCCGATCGGCGCGGTCGCGAGGGAAAGTACCAGGTCGGGGCGCTCGACGTGCGGATCGTCGGCGGGCGGAAGCTGCGCCCGCTCGGCCAGTTGCCACGCCCCGGCCAGCAAAAGCGCAAACAGCCACACCACCAGCAGCGATCGCGCCTCGGCCTGTGGGAAGCTGGCGATCACGCGATCGGCGGCCTCGAACGCGAGAATGCTGATGGCGCCCGCCGTTACCGCGGAAAGGATAGACACCCTGCGCGCGAGGTTCGCCACGAGAATCGCGCCGAGGAGGAGCGGAGCGATGCTGCCCCCGAATCGCCAGTAAGCGGGCACCAGTGGAACCAGGAGAAGCGACGATGGCTTCTGTCCACCGTGCATTGGCGCGGCGATGAGCGATCCGACGAGGAGCGCGACCCCAACCGGGGCATACGCCTGGTTCCACACGTCGTGTGGACCAGTGACCCACAGCGCCCAAGCACTGGCAATCACGAGGAGCGTCGCGTAGCCAATGCGCAAGCCGGTGCGTCGACTCATTCGCTCGACCATGTCAAATCATCCGGTCGATCAAGTCGCTCCGTGCGACGAGGGCGCGGTCCGCACTCCTCCGTTACGAGCGCTCAAGTCTGACGAGGGGAAAATCGATGATCGCGCTCAGTCATGTTTCGATCTCTCGTCGAAATGTTCGCGTTCTTTATCCTTTTTTCTATTCTATTGAAACGTGAAGCAATTCGCTCCGGTCCGGCTGTGAAGCGCAGCGCTTCGATAGAGAGAGGCAGTTAACGTTCCCGGTGGTCACTTTGGCGGAGCAGCCACGTGGTCACCCTGGCCCGGAGATTCGACGGCGTGAACGGCTTAACCAGAAAGTCGTCTGCCCCCCCGGCGAACCCCTGGGCGGCCGATCCCTCGTCATTGCTCGCCGTCAGCACGATGATCGCCATTTGTCGAGCGCCGAAGCGAGCCCGAAGGCGGCGGATGACCTCGAATCCATCGGTCTTCGGCATCTTCAGGTCAATGATCACCACATCGGGGCGTTCACGAAACGCCGCTTCAAGGGCCTGCGCCCCGTCGGACGCGGTCACCACGTCGTGGTGATCGGCTCGAAGGATCGAGGCGATGAGATCGATGATGTCGGGGTCGTCGTCGGCCACGAGGATCTTGTACGCGTCCGGCACGTGGGCCTCCGATTGCGCGCCTATCAGAACAGGATAGTCGTGCCCTCGGCAGCGCCAAAGACCTCGACGTCGGATCCATAAGCGGCTGCACGCGACCGGGCGGCGGCGACGATGGCGTCGACGGCCTCGTCGTTGTGCGTCGGGTCGTGGTGGTACAGGGCGAGTCGCTTCACGCGACCGAGCACGCCGATATCCGTCGTGTAGCTCGTCGTGGAGTGGCCCCATCCGATCTTCGCCGGATATTCAGCATCGGTGTATTGCGCGTCCATGATGAGAAGGTCCGCCTCGTGAACGAATTCCGCGAGCCGCCGGTCCTCTTCGTGCACCAGATGCGGCAGGCTGCCCCGCTGAGGCGCGACAGAGCTGGATGGTCCCAAAACCCGCAGCCCGTGGGGCTCTGTGTCGGACGCGTAGATCACCGCCTGTCCGTCGGCTTCCACCCGGTACCCGAGACACACACACGTGTGGTTCAGGTAGTGGACGGTGACCTTTACGTCATCGATGGAAAACGCGCCCTCACGAACTTCGTGGAAGCCGATATCCGCCTGCATATCGTCGAGGGTGACCGGAAAGTAGGTGTATTCCATCTGGTTCGCCAGGACCTGATTCAGGCTACCACTGATGCCCGACATCCCGTGGAGGGTAAAGGCGTTGCCTGCGACGAAGGCTGGGGAGAAGAATGGCCACCCCTGGATGTGGTCCCAGTGGGTATGCGAGAGCATGACGTGGCCGCGAACCGGTCCATCCTGCTCGATTAGCGACATGCCCAACTCGCGGATGCCGGTGCCGCTGTCGAAAATGATGAGGACGCCGCTGTCCGTCCTGACCTCCACGCACGACGTGTTGCCGCCGTGGCGAACGGTTCGCGGGCCAGGGGAGGCGATGGACCCTCGAGTGCCCCAAAAGGTGACCCGCACTTCGCCCCCCGGCAGCGCGATTGATTCGACGTTTGGTGGGCCGTCGTCTGGCCCTCCAACTCCGTAACGTGGCCCGCGGAAGTATCGGGGCGCGCCGAACCGGTTCAGCGCACGGCAGCGTTCGCAAATGGCTGGTTGGCCGCCGCTCGTTGGCCGGGAATTCTACACTTTGCGCCACCAGCTCGGGACCGCGAATCCGTCGTCTTCGTCGGGATTGCCAGGAATGAACCCGGCGAAGCGAACCATGGGCGAACGGCGGAGTAGCCCAGGAATTACCTGCCCGTGGATCACGAGCTTCGCCATGTGCTCCGATCCGGCCTCGTCGCGAATCGACGCGATCGCCTGTTCGTACGCTCGCCCGCCGGCTTCGCCCGCTCGAAGCGCCTCGATCAGCGCCTTTGTCGAAAAGCGGTTGCCCACGACGCGACCGATGGCGTCGGCAACATGAGGCTCAAGGATCGTGATCGCTTCCTCGTCGTCCACGTGTGCCACTTCGCCCTCCGCGACCTCCGTTCGCGCGTCGCGCTGGAACGCTCCGCGCGGTTCCGGACGCCTACTTATAATGCTGCCAGGGATCGGGCGCGCGCCCGATGGGGGTGTTCCTTGCGGCCATTGCCTTTCTTGTTCCGAAGGAGCACGTGAGCCGGTGGCCGTTGCCGGCGGTGACCCGCCGGCGTTTTCTCCAGCTCGTGCCGGCGGCATTCGCGGCCGCCGCGTGCCAGCCACCGGCCATTTCCCAACCCCGCCCCGTGGGATCCGAGAGCTGGGAACAGCATCCCGGCGGGAGCATAACGCTCGCGGTGGAGGCCGAGCCCCAAACACTCGTTCCCTCCGTCGGCGGGCCTCGATCGGATGCGGCACAGCACCTCTTCAACCTCGTGCACCAGTCGCTGGCTACCTACGATGACCAGGGTCGTCCCTCCCCCCGGGTAGCGCTCAGCCTTCCATCCCTCGAGAACGGCACGTGGAAGGTCTTCGACGACGGCACCATGGAGACTGTCTGGACACTTCGGGACGACGTTCAGTGGCACGACGGCGAGCCACTGACCGCGGACGATGTCGTTTTCAGCTGGCGCGTGTTCAACGACGCGGCCGTTCCGATCGGGTCGCGCAAGGTCGCACGCCTCATCGACGCGATCGATGCGCCCGATTCGCACACGGTGGTGATGCACTGGCGCGCGCGCTACGCGTTCGCCGATCAGATCACCGGAAACGATCTCACCCTGCTCCCGAGCCACCTCCTGGAGGCGTCGTATGACCTCAGGCGAGAGCAGCTTGCCGCGCACCCCTACTGGCGCGCGCAGTTCGTCGGTGTGGGACCGTTCCGCGTCGATCAATGGAGCAACGGGACGATCCGCCTCACGGCCTTCGACGCCTATTTTCTTGGGCGTCCGGTCCTCAACGCCATCACCGTTCGGTTTCTGCCCGACAGTAGTGCGGCGGTCGCGGCGCTCCTCGCTGGGGGAATTGACGTCATGCTTCCGCGCCGTGCCGTTCCGGGCGTGGTTCTGACCCTGCAGCAGCGCTGGCAGGATGCCCGAGACGGGACGTCGGCGGTGCTCCCGGGATATAGCTGGCTCTTTCTTGCGCCCCAGTTCAGTGGACCGCAGCCGGAGGACCTGCTGGACCTTCGGGTACGACAGGCCCTCGATTGCTCCCTGGATCGCGCTGCCATCGCGGAGGCGGTCACGGGCGACCGCTCGCTGGCGTCCGATCTCTGGGTCCCATCTGCTGATCCGCAGTACGCGCTGCTCGGTCCGGACTACACGCCCACGGAGTACGACCCAGCGCGCGCACGGGATCTCTTTCGCGAGGCCGGATGGCGGCGGGAGTCCGCCGACGACGTCCTCGTGAAGCAGGGCAGGCGATTCGAGATCGAGCTGACCACGCCCCCAGAGTTCGAGCGCACGAGCACCGCCGTGGCAGAGTTCTGGCGGGAGGCTGGGGTCGCGGTCCAGGTCAGCATCCTGAATCGTCCCGCACTCACGGACCGCGCCGGGCGCGCCGCCTATACCGGCGTGGAGCTGGCCGGCGCAACCCCCAGCCTGGCGCTGATCGAAGGGCGACTCAGCAGCTCCAACATTCCGCTTGCCGAGAACCAGTGGGTCGGAGCGAATCGCGGTCACTACGCCAGCACGAAGATCGACGAGCTGCTCGACCGCGTCTGGACGACCATCGACCCACAGGCGCGTGGCGCCGCCGAGCGCGAGCTTACCGCGCAGATCGCGTCTGAGCTTCCCATCCTGGGACTCCTGTTCTACCCGGCCATGGCGGCTGTTCGTTCGAACGTCCGTGGAGTCAAATGGCCGCGCGCGCAAACGCCGACAGGATGGGCGTCGGCGACCTGGAACGCCCACGAGTGGAGCGCGGCTAGCTGAGGGCAGGCTCCTGTTGGTTCTCGGCCGCGAGCCCCTCGGCCTCTGCTTCATCGGCGGTGTCTGGTTCCCGATCCGTCACGCATAGGGGCTGGATGGTCGCGAGCGGGGCGTCAAAAAGGCCTTCGGATTCGCTGAACAGGGCCTCCAGATCCTCCGGTCGAAATGCCTTGTCCAGCCGCTGACAGCAGGTGGTTCGCAGTCGATTGATGTAGAAGTCGGCATCGTAGTCCGGTTCCCCGCCGGGTTGAAGGAGCTTCTTGGCCCCTTTCGCCTGGTAGTAGCGGATGCGCTCTCCAGGCCGCCATCCCGTGTGACCGGCCGCGAGATACACCTCGTACGGCTCCTCCCGTCGCTTGGCCTTGGCATACGTCTGCGGGGCCTTGGTGAGGGGCATCGAGACGCAGAGGGCCGCCGCGGGGACGCGGTGCGCCCGAAGATCGGCGCACGTCGAACGGTACAGCGCGCGGACCGACTCGAATTCGCCGCGAAGGACGTGCATGATGACCCGCGACAGGAACTCCTGAATGAACGGCTCGGTCTTGGCCGAACGAAATGCAACGCCAACCAGCCGAACGGGGTCGCGCTGGCGGAATCCTTGCTGCGCTTCCGAGTCGTAGTCGAGGAGCGCGTAGTTCTTTTCGAGATAGCTGTACATCGCCCGATAGCGGCCGTCGTGCTCCACTTGAATCCCCGTCGGCATTGCTCGGGCCACGTCCTCGATGAGGGCAAGCTCATCGTCGTGGGTCCAGGTACCGCCTTGTGGATGCGGCGGCATGCTGAACAGCACGCCGTCCGTATCGGCCTCGATGAGCGTCGCCCCGCGGGTCCGAAGCTCGTCCAGAAGGAGGCGGAGGATCTCTCGCCCACGCGCCGTGACGCGCTCGGCGGCCGCGGTATCGCAGAACAGGGCGAAGCTGGCGCCGAGGCTCCCGTAGAACGAGTTGATGAGCACCTTCATGGCGGACTGCATCGCGTCGTGGAAGGCGCGCGCGTCGTCCGCGCCTTCGCCGCGCGCAGCCCGCTTGTGCATAAGCCGTAGCGTGGTCAGCTCCTCTAACAGCCCGAGGAACGCGCCGATTTCGTCGTTTGCGGGCCCGATGCGGTCGGCCAGCATGATGCTCGGGTAAAGGGATGCGACGTCCGCCTTGACCACGTTGCCGATGATTCCCGTCGTAAAGAGGCCGGTCGCCCCGCCCGCGAAGGTGCCGGACGCGCGCCCGATCGGAAGCGAGTGGCCCGCGGCGACGTAGGCGCGCACCAAGAGCGGCTCGATCAGCCCTTGGCCGGTCCCTGCCGTGGCGATGCGCTCGAACGGCTTGGGCACCATGGACGCGAGGGCGAAGGCGGGCGCGAGCAGAATCTGCGAGAGCCGGTCCACCTCTTC
It contains:
- a CDS encoding DNA polymerase domain-containing protein, translated to MTAERLSEAVPTTGSDRRSLLFGRDDTPGIVSVAASRHGKARVWRRVGGEVVCEEERFPNWFFLAHRELADGLPVVDLGPEALESTPSVPDGSVGLVRLRGANTFQYLVLTDQLDAVEQQIVDTIHRRHDDGSLEEPISELMYVRPVVEQYLTITGRTYYGGMTYADIRRLQFDFETTGLGVGQDRIFMVSIKDSDGFAMLLDTAEMDEAELIRRLVAIIRERDPDVIENHNIFDFDIRFLIKRAQTLGVPLPLGRDGSEFFESRDTVKIGAANQPFTRYSLAGREIIDTLHATRRYSAIQRDLRSSGLKEAARYFGIAMDDREYVDGAEIWNVFQQDPERVRRYCMDDVEEVDRLSQILLAPAFALASMVPKPFERIATAGTGQGLIEPLLVRAYVAAGHSLPIGRASGTFAGGATGLFTTGIIGNVVKADVASLYPSIMLADRIGPANDEIGAFLGLLEELTTLRLMHKRAARGEGADDARAFHDAMQSAMKVLINSFYGSLGASFALFCDTAAAERVTARGREILRLLLDELRTRGATLIEADTDGVLFSMPPHPQGGTWTHDDELALIEDVARAMPTGIQVEHDGRYRAMYSYLEKNYALLDYDSEAQQGFRQRDPVRLVGVAFRSAKTEPFIQEFLSRVIMHVLRGEFESVRALYRSTCADLRAHRVPAAALCVSMPLTKAPQTYAKAKRREEPYEVYLAAGHTGWRPGERIRYYQAKGAKKLLQPGGEPDYDADFYINRLRTTCCQRLDKAFRPEDLEALFSESEGLFDAPLATIQPLCVTDREPDTADEAEAEGLAAENQQEPALS
- a CDS encoding MBL fold metallo-hydrolase, producing the protein MRVTFWGTRGSIASPGPRTVRHGGNTSCVEVRTDSGVLIIFDSGTGIRELGMSLIEQDGPVRGHVMLSHTHWDHIQGWPFFSPAFVAGNAFTLHGMSGISGSLNQVLANQMEYTYFPVTLDDMQADIGFHEVREGAFSIDDVKVTVHYLNHTCVCLGYRVEADGQAVIYASDTEPHGLRVLGPSSSVAPQRGSLPHLVHEEDRRLAEFVHEADLLIMDAQYTDAEYPAKIGWGHSTTSYTTDIGVLGRVKRLALYHHDPTHNDEAVDAIVAAARSRAAAYGSDVEVFGAAEGTTILF
- a CDS encoding response regulator codes for the protein MPDAYKILVADDDPDIIDLIASILRADHHDVVTASDGAQALEAAFRERPDVVIIDLKMPKTDGFEVIRRLRARFGARQMAIIVLTASNDEGSAAQGFAGGADDFLVKPFTPSNLRARVTTWLLRQSDHRER
- a CDS encoding peptide ABC transporter substrate-binding protein; amino-acid sequence: MSRWPLPAVTRRRFLQLVPAAFAAAACQPPAISQPRPVGSESWEQHPGGSITLAVEAEPQTLVPSVGGPRSDAAQHLFNLVHQSLATYDDQGRPSPRVALSLPSLENGTWKVFDDGTMETVWTLRDDVQWHDGEPLTADDVVFSWRVFNDAAVPIGSRKVARLIDAIDAPDSHTVVMHWRARYAFADQITGNDLTLLPSHLLEASYDLRREQLAAHPYWRAQFVGVGPFRVDQWSNGTIRLTAFDAYFLGRPVLNAITVRFLPDSSAAVAALLAGGIDVMLPRRAVPGVVLTLQQRWQDARDGTSAVLPGYSWLFLAPQFSGPQPEDLLDLRVRQALDCSLDRAAIAEAVTGDRSLASDLWVPSADPQYALLGPDYTPTEYDPARARDLFREAGWRRESADDVLVKQGRRFEIELTTPPEFERTSTAVAEFWREAGVAVQVSILNRPALTDRAGRAAYTGVELAGATPSLALIEGRLSSSNIPLAENQWVGANRGHYASTKIDELLDRVWTTIDPQARGAAERELTAQIASELPILGLLFYPAMAAVRSNVRGVKWPRAQTPTGWASATWNAHEWSAAS
- a CDS encoding cupin domain-containing protein gives rise to the protein MPKPEYEFFEPSNIPATNVGGVKGLSERILSRDPETGDYTRILQFEPGTDTSPMGVQRHDFWEEVWILEGSLHDISLNQTFRAGMYACRPPGMPHGPWRAPEGCRTFEIRYFRKS
- a CDS encoding DUF2848 family protein, which codes for MDGSPSRHLTLTNGADGSPIGFAVRRIVLAGYTGRDRATVQRHVDELREQGVPAPSQTPELYRIEDGAIQIGGSLKRAGGWSSGEVEFVLLVAPEMTYVGVGSDHTDRDRERASMIEAKRAYPKILGSVVWPLEALLPDWDGLTLRSWVSGAGERRLYQEGSVASIMAPQDLLALLERDERGPGLALYSGTLPALELAPERGRCLFEGAIVTPRGQALITCEYTYEA
- a CDS encoding ATP-binding protein — its product is MVERMSRRTGLRIGYATLLVIASAWALWVTGPHDVWNQAYAPVGVALLVGSLIAAPMHGGQKPSSLLLVPLVPAYWRFGGSIAPLLLGAILVANLARRVSILSAVTAGAISILAFEAADRVIASFPQAEARSLLVVWLFALLLAGAWQLAERAQLPPADDPHVERPDLVLSLATAPIGVVAIVAGDLLGEGGLLMALASLLAVLFVVGEWWRLRIAREEAEEERSRLERARVVQEELTHLITHEVRNPLTTVLGYAQLARGALASNQASHSDVIKHLDRITRAGKTIERLMENLLQINKVEMDEGVYARENVPLSIVVRDVVDELSPLADQKQQTLLVEVPDRAPTVYASPLLLREALSNLVSNAVKYTPDGGEIRVWVRDRIERGVATLGVSDTGVGLSEGDQLRLFSKFFRSEDPRVGRERGAGLGLALTHAIVKRMGGSIEVESRLDHGATFRLQIPVTSEEELIA